A genomic stretch from Sporolituus thermophilus DSM 23256 includes:
- a CDS encoding nucleotidyltransferase family protein, with protein MQKEYHIKEIGIFGSYVRGEQRKNSDIDILVSFDGRIGGFQYIALKQELSEKLGRKVHISSREYLKPRIGKEIEREVIFI; from the coding sequence CTGCAGAAAGAATACCATATAAAAGAAATCGGCATATTTGGTTCGTATGTTCGCGGGGAACAAAGAAAAAACTCCGATATAGACATTTTGGTTTCTTTTGATGGTCGCATCGGCGGTTTTCAATACATTGCTTTGAAACAGGAACTCTCTGAAAAACTTGGACGCAAGGTTCATATTTCGTCTAGGGAATATCTTAAGCCGCGTATCGGTAAGGAAATTGAGCGGGAAGTTATCTTCATATGA